In Alcaligenes faecalis, the sequence CATATCGTTTAGAATTTCTAAAGTTAAATTACTTTTCTGGACGGGGTTTGACCATCATGGATACCTTGCCTCCCTTACGCGCGCTGCAAGTCTTTGAGACGCTGGGCCACAGCCAAAGCCTGCAAGAAGCCGCCCGTCGTCTGAAAATTACTCCCGGTGCCATCAGCCAGCAATTGCGCCTGCTGGAAGACACGCTGGGCTGTAGCCTGACCTACAAAGAAGGCAAACGCTTGCGGCTGACAGCGGCGGGGGTGCGCTTTCATGAAATCTGTACCCAGGCGTTTGAGCTGTTGCGCGACGGCCAGCAAGAAATGGAGCGTTCGCGCAACACCAGCCTGCTGTCCATCAGCGCTTTGCCGTCCATGCTTAAAACCTGGATGGCTCCACTGGCGTTTCAATGGCAGGAGCAGTACGACCCGGAGCTGACCCTGCACCTGAAAGGCAGCCATGCCGAGCCCGATCTGGAGGCCGAGCAAATCGACTTTCGGATTACCTACGGCCAGGCCGCCGCCCGCCCCCGCAGCTTTACCGAGCTTTATACAGACCGTGTCGTGCCCGCTTGCAGCCCGGCCCTGCTCCAAGGGCAAGCCGCCTTGCGGCATCCTCGTGATCTATTGAGCTATCCCTTGCTGTCCTCGGACTGGCAGCCACGCTTTACTTCACCGCCATCCTGGCGCGACTGGTTTGAGTCTCTGGATATAGACATAGGCGATACACCCCTGGATCGCTTCCGCGTGTTTTCCCTGTCGCATATGGCGCTGGAGTCTGCAGTGGCAGGTCAGGGTTTTGTATTGGCGCAATGCTCGATGATAGAAAAGGAAGTGCGCAGCGGGCAGTTGGTCCTGCCCTTCTCCCACTCCTTGCCCCTGCCCTGGCCCTATGTGCTGACTAGGCGAGCGGGTGCGTTTGAATCGCCCCATAGTCAGGACTTTCATCGTTACTTATTGAACCGGGCGCGGCAGCAGGAACAGATCAATCAGGAGTTGTTATTGCAAGCATGGACCTGAGCAATGTCGCAGTACGACGAAGCACGGCTGGATCAGACAAGTACGTATAAGCGCTTGTTACCACCCGATCAAAGCACCTGCAGACTACATTTCCAACACCCACAAAAAAGCGTGTTTACCGCCCCCGAAGGGGCCATAAACACGCTCTTTAATCCTGCCGGAAAGACTTCAGTGTCTTAGGCCACCACAGCAGCCAGCGACTCCGCGAAGTAATCCACGTTGGATTGGTTCAGGCCTGGC encodes:
- a CDS encoding LysR substrate-binding domain-containing protein, whose product is MDTLPPLRALQVFETLGHSQSLQEAARRLKITPGAISQQLRLLEDTLGCSLTYKEGKRLRLTAAGVRFHEICTQAFELLRDGQQEMERSRNTSLLSISALPSMLKTWMAPLAFQWQEQYDPELTLHLKGSHAEPDLEAEQIDFRITYGQAAARPRSFTELYTDRVVPACSPALLQGQAALRHPRDLLSYPLLSSDWQPRFTSPPSWRDWFESLDIDIGDTPLDRFRVFSLSHMALESAVAGQGFVLAQCSMIEKEVRSGQLVLPFSHSLPLPWPYVLTRRAGAFESPHSQDFHRYLLNRARQQEQINQELLLQAWT